The Qipengyuania aurantiaca genome contains the following window.
GCGGCGCTTTCTGGTGTTCAATCCTATCAACAAATCCAGGGAGGAAATCCGGACTGACCGGCAGGTTGTTTCGCAGGCTCTGACGGCCGCTGGGCTGCAGTACGGTCTCGAATTCTCCCTGCGGAAAGGCGAATTTTTCCTGGAGATACCGGCCAACGCCGATGAAGAGCGGTATCGCGCCGTGCTGCCGGAACTGACGCGAGCCACTATCAGCATCGTGCGAGGGGCCACCAGCGTCGATGCAGCCGGACTTTATGGCGGGTATTGGTTCGAGGCCGAATTCTACTGCACCGCCGGGTGGCCCGTTCGCAACTCTGCCGGCACGGAGGGGCTTCTCACCGCCGGCCATTGTGGCCCTCCCTATGAGATGAATTTCTCATGGAACAGCGAGCGTCCGATCCTGGCACCGGCATGGGCACGTAAGGACGAATTGCGCGGTTACCAAACACTAGACCATGCCATGTATCCATTGGGGCGGCACACGACGACGCGGGTCATAAATATCGAGAACAACAGGGTTTATCGCGGCGAAACGAATACCGTCCCGGGCATTGTTACGGCATTCTACGAGATCGCCAGTCCGCGCCAGCCGGCTCGCGGCCAATATCTCTGCAAGATGGGTTCGACGACGGGGCTAACCTGCGGCATTGTTGCCGACCTCAATTTCAATGGCGACGGGCAATGGAATGTCGTCAAGGTTAGCCAATCCGCGCAAAGGCATATTGCCGAAGGCGGGGATAGCGGCGGCCCCGTTTTTTCGTGGAGTTCAGATGGCTCGATGGTGCATCCGATCGGTATCATGAAGCGTACCGCACGCGTGAATGACCAAGTTTGCCGGAACAG
Protein-coding sequences here:
- a CDS encoding S1 family peptidase encodes the protein MKTALVSAATVALSASVASAQPEGPPPTPPELSEEAVAKGRSSDISRAYAEAFGVNSGEARDRLAAQDRAVVYAEELLRSEPLGFVDLEIEHEPNFKIVIYYNKSIDRQKLTSAAPVELRRFLVFNPINKSREEIRTDRQVVSQALTAAGLQYGLEFSLRKGEFFLEIPANADEERYRAVLPELTRATISIVRGATSVDAAGLYGGYWFEAEFYCTAGWPVRNSAGTEGLLTAGHCGPPYEMNFSWNSERPILAPAWARKDELRGYQTLDHAMYPLGRHTTTRVINIENNRVYRGETNTVPGIVTAFYEIASPRQPARGQYLCKMGSTTGLTCGIVADLNFNGDGQWNVVKVSQSAQRHIAEGGDSGGPVFSWSSDGSMVHPIGIMKRTARVNDQVCRNSSTTASNNTTCYFTFIPLTTIRAYDPFQVNTVDGFRSP